A stretch of the Poseidonibacter parvus genome encodes the following:
- a CDS encoding exopolyphosphatase: MNEKKYRLVTRSDMDGLVCGTLLKYLDIIDKIEFVHPKDMQDGKVEVTSNDITTNLPYVEGVNLAFDHHYSETLRNEKKDNHIIDPDANSAAQVVFEYYGGDDKFPGYFTAMMNGANKADSADFTEEEILSPRGWPMLSFLMDSRTGLGRFREFRISNYQLMMDLIDYCAKHNIDEILELEDIKERIDLYFKYEDQFKEQLIRCTTIKDNLLIIDYTNEEIIYPGNRFMIYAMHPEINISIHKVWGKDKQNIVFSTGKSIINKSSKTNIGELMLSYGGGGHKAAGGCQIDIDKADTVLEELIKKINEDG; encoded by the coding sequence ATGAATGAAAAAAAATATAGATTAGTAACACGAAGTGACATGGATGGACTTGTATGTGGTACTTTATTAAAATATCTAGATATTATTGATAAAATTGAGTTTGTACACCCAAAAGACATGCAAGATGGAAAAGTTGAAGTAACTTCTAATGATATTACAACTAACCTTCCTTATGTAGAAGGTGTGAATCTAGCTTTCGATCATCACTATTCTGAAACACTAAGAAATGAAAAGAAAGATAATCATATAATTGACCCGGATGCTAACAGTGCAGCTCAAGTTGTTTTTGAATATTATGGAGGTGATGATAAATTTCCTGGATATTTCACTGCAATGATGAATGGAGCAAATAAAGCAGATTCTGCAGATTTTACTGAAGAAGAGATTCTAAGTCCAAGAGGCTGGCCAATGTTAAGCTTCTTAATGGATTCTAGAACTGGTTTAGGAAGATTTAGAGAATTCAGAATTTCAAATTATCAATTAATGATGGATTTAATTGATTATTGTGCTAAACATAATATTGATGAAATCTTAGAATTAGAAGATATAAAAGAAAGAATTGACTTATATTTTAAATATGAAGATCAATTTAAAGAACAATTAATAAGATGTACTACTATTAAAGATAATTTACTAATTATTGATTATACAAATGAAGAGATTATTTATCCTGGAAATAGATTTATGATTTATGCAATGCATCCTGAAATAAATATATCTATTCATAAAGTTTGGGGTAAAGATAAACAAAATATTGTATTTAGTACTGGAAAATCAATTATAAATAAAAGCTCGAAAACAAATATTGGAGAATTAATGCTTTCATATGGTGGAGGAGGGCATAAAGCTGCTGGTGGATGTCAAATAGACATTGATAAAGCTGATACAGTTTTAGAAGAGTTAATTAAAAAAATTAATGAAGATGGTTAA